AAGTGCAATGAAATCTTCCGGTCTTTCGGACTTTACTGACTTCCGGACTCTTCCCGGCTTATAAAATCGAAATCCGTTTAATTACAGATTCAGAGCCTACCACCACACGTACAAAGTAGAAACCGCTGTTGAGTTTGTTGCTCAGGTTATAAGTAAACTTCTTTTCGCCTGGGTCAACACGTTGAGAGAAAAGGGTGGCAATTTCATTACCCAGTACGTCCATGATTTTAATGGTAACGTTTGAGTTTTTGCTGATGAAGTATTTAAGATTGATCTGATCTGTTACCAGGGTAGGGTATACCTGCACATCACTCAACAGCTTATCATCCTGCTGAACAGCTCTGGCCGGAATTTTTACCGGACTCATTTGCGGCATGTTCATATGATAGGTTGGCCGCAGATAAGATGTTTTTGTTTTTTTGAGATGCAGCAGCGTGGTATCGCCGCTACTGTAAAGGGTACCCGCAGACAGACTAACGCTTGCGCACAACACGCAAATCATAGTCAGCATCCACGAAAAAAATTGAGTACACCTTATTCTCATATCAGATTATTAATGCAAAAATATAAATAAACCGTTTGACATCTTACATTTAATAACGGTTTAAATTATAATTTAACAAATTTTAACATAGCCCGGAAGCGCCATAGTGTGAAAATCACAATTATTTATACGGCTCATAAAATATTAGGTTATATACAAATAACATTTAATACTTTTGCATGCCTCTATAATTTAAAAAAGTGACACAGCACAAAGATTTACAGAAGCTGTCCATCGCAGGACTTCTGATCAGTTTAGGTATCATTTATGGAGATATAGGTACCTCTCCTTTATACGTATTTAAAGCAATCATCGGCCAAAATCACGGTCATTTCAACCGTATTGATGAGTTGGTGGTATTAGGTGGTGTATCCTGTATTTTCTGGACACTTACCTTGCAAACCACGCTTAAATACGTAGTAATTACCCTTCAGGCCGATAATAAGGGTGAGGGGGGGATTTTTTCCCTCTTCTCATTGGTGCGCCGTAAGGCTAAATGGCTTATTGTGCCAGCCGTAATAGGTGGCTGCGCGTTGTTGGCCGATGGTATTATTACCCCGCCCATCACCGTATCGTCAGCTATTGAGGGTTTGCAGCCACTTTATCCTAACATACCGGTAATTAGCATTGTGGTGGCTATTTTGCTGTTCTTGTTTATTATTCAGCAGTTTGGCAGTTCGTTGGTAGGCAAGGCTTTCGGGCCCATTATGTTTATCTGGTTTACCATGATGGGGGTGCTTGGCGTATCTTACATTGTACAGATGCCAATGGTAATTAAGGCTATTAATCCTTATTATGCTTTCAAGCTTCTGTCTAGCGGTAACCATGATGCCTTTATTATTCTGGGTGCGGTTTTCCTGTGTACAACAGGTGCCGAAGCGCTGTATTCAGATCTTGGTCATTGCGGTAAAGACAACATCCGCATGAGCTGGATCTATGTTAAAACCTGTCTGGTATTAAATTACCTGGGCCAGGCTGTATGGCTGCTGCACCACCAGGGTGAGGCGCTTAACCTTAACCTGATGAATCCGTTTTATATGATCATGCCGCGTGAGTTCCTCATCTTCGGTATCGGTATAGCAACGGTAGCGGCAGTTATTGCCAGCCAGGCGCTCATTTCAGGTTCTTACACGCTGATTGCCGAGGCCGTTCGACTGAATTTGTGGCCTAAGGTACGTATCAACTACCCGAGCGAGCAAAAAGGCCAGTTATATGTGCCAAGTATCAACTGGATTTTGTGTGCCGGCTGTTTGATCGTAATCTTGCTGTTCAAACATTCAGATAATATGGAGGCGGCTTACGGTTTAAGTATTACCGTAGCCATGTTGATGACTACTATTTTGGTGTCTAAATTTCTGCGCCGCCGTAAGGTACCTAGCTATATCATCTGGACTTTCCTGGCTGTATACTTTGTTATTGAAGGCACATTCCTCTTTGGTAACCTCAAGAAATTTATCCACGGCGGTTGGTTCACCCTGTCAATGGGTCTGGTGCTGTTTGTGGTGATGTGGGCCTGGCATACCGCCCGTAAAATTAGAAACCGCTATGTAAAATTTGTAGAGATTGAAGATTACTACAGCATTTTGCAAGAGCTGAGCGAAGATGAAAGCGTACCCAAATATGCATCGCAATTGGTATATCTGACCAGTGCAAACTTTGACTCAGAGGTTGAATCAAAGATCATCTACTCCATCCTGCAAAAGCAGCCTAAACGTGCCGATGTGTACTGGCTGGTACACGTAGACGTAATGGACGAACCTTATACCCGCGAGTACCAGGTAGATCACCTGGTGCCAAACAAGGTGATCCGTATTGACTTTAAGCTGGGTTTCAGGGTTGAGCAGCGTATTAACCTGTTGTTCCGTAAAGTGGTGGAGGATCTGGTGAAAAAAGGCGAAGTAGAGATTATGAGCCAATACAAATCGCTCAATAAACATAAAATTGTCGGCGATTTCCGTTTCGTAGTGATCGAAAAAATCCTGTCACGTTCGCATGGACTGTCGTTCTACGAGGGTCTGGTGATGAAGATCTACAAGCAACTCAAGAAGATGAGTCTCTCAGAAGAGCGTGGTTTCGGCCTCGATCTGAGCTTTGTAACGGTAGAGAAAGTTCCGTTGATGCTCTCTAATCCTGAAGAGGTAGAGTTGCATCGGGTAAATTAAACTGTCAAAACCAGAATTCATAGGATTTTAAGGATTTCTGGGATATTGATGTAGACTTGAGTTTAAGCGTTATTAAGTAGGTCGTCCCGAACTTGTTTCGGGATCTCATAAGATAGGTTGCAAACCCTCACTTAGCATATGAGGTGCCGAAACAAGTTCGGCATGACGTATGGGTTTACATTGTGCCAGCCTAAAAATCCAATGAATCAAGGGTCAAGGCAGATCATAAAAAAAGCGATTGGAATACCCAATCGCTTTTTTTATGTTAAGGATTTGATAGTTTTAACCTGCTTTTGTAGGCATCCTGTAAATCCTAAAAATCCGTTTAATCCTGGTTCTTAGAACGGCAGGTCGTCATCCTCTGGTGCAGAGCTAATATCAACCGGTGGCGCGTAGGCTGGTTGTGCATTGGCAGCAGCGTTGCCGGTTATTACATTAATTCTCCACAGCTGAAGGGTGTTAAAATAGTTTTTCTTGCCGGTTTTGTCTGTCCACGGGCGGCCGCGCAGGTTAAAGAATACTTCTACGTCGTCGCCAACTTTTACGTTGTCTAACAGGGCGCAACGATCTTGAATGGCTTCAAATTTGATATATTCAGGGTATTGCGGGTTTTCGATGTATTCAACAACAAGCTCTCTTTTCTTAAGTGAGTCAGTTACCTGAAAAGAAGCGCTAACTTCGTGTACTTTACCTTTGATGTCCATGGTGTTCGTAAATTAAAAACGTAAAGTTAATGATGTTATGTCAATAACGGGTGCAATTTTATCCTTAATTTTGCCAATTCATGATGCAAGTTTTCCACACTGAAAGTAA
This region of Mucilaginibacter yixingensis genomic DNA includes:
- a CDS encoding T9SS type A sorting domain-containing protein; its protein translation is MRIRCTQFFSWMLTMICVLCASVSLSAGTLYSSGDTTLLHLKKTKTSYLRPTYHMNMPQMSPVKIPARAVQQDDKLLSDVQVYPTLVTDQINLKYFISKNSNVTIKIMDVLGNEIATLFSQRVDPGEKKFTYNLSNKLNSGFYFVRVVVGSESVIKRISIL
- a CDS encoding KUP/HAK/KT family potassium transporter; translated protein: MTQHKDLQKLSIAGLLISLGIIYGDIGTSPLYVFKAIIGQNHGHFNRIDELVVLGGVSCIFWTLTLQTTLKYVVITLQADNKGEGGIFSLFSLVRRKAKWLIVPAVIGGCALLADGIITPPITVSSAIEGLQPLYPNIPVISIVVAILLFLFIIQQFGSSLVGKAFGPIMFIWFTMMGVLGVSYIVQMPMVIKAINPYYAFKLLSSGNHDAFIILGAVFLCTTGAEALYSDLGHCGKDNIRMSWIYVKTCLVLNYLGQAVWLLHHQGEALNLNLMNPFYMIMPREFLIFGIGIATVAAVIASQALISGSYTLIAEAVRLNLWPKVRINYPSEQKGQLYVPSINWILCAGCLIVILLFKHSDNMEAAYGLSITVAMLMTTILVSKFLRRRKVPSYIIWTFLAVYFVIEGTFLFGNLKKFIHGGWFTLSMGLVLFVVMWAWHTARKIRNRYVKFVEIEDYYSILQELSEDESVPKYASQLVYLTSANFDSEVESKIIYSILQKQPKRADVYWLVHVDVMDEPYTREYQVDHLVPNKVIRIDFKLGFRVEQRINLLFRKVVEDLVKKGEVEIMSQYKSLNKHKIVGDFRFVVIEKILSRSHGLSFYEGLVMKIYKQLKKMSLSEERGFGLDLSFVTVEKVPLMLSNPEEVELHRVN
- a CDS encoding DUF3127 domain-containing protein; translated protein: MDIKGKVHEVSASFQVTDSLKKRELVVEYIENPQYPEYIKFEAIQDRCALLDNVKVGDDVEVFFNLRGRPWTDKTGKKNYFNTLQLWRINVITGNAAANAQPAYAPPVDISSAPEDDDLPF